A window of Ascochyta rabiei chromosome 6, complete sequence genomic DNA:
TACGGTACGGCTGACTCGCAAACAACTACTCCTAACAGACACACAGGGATGTACACCTTTTCCGTTGGCCTCAGCAAATTCGTAATTCTCGGTTTCTATTGGCGCATGTTCTCCATGTCCACGATACGACAGCCGATACGAATTCTGTTCGCATGCTCAGCGGGCTGGATCATCGTGAGGGTATGTCAATATTGCCAAGCTGCAGCTTTGTCATGAGATTGATGCTGACACACTTAGGTTACGCTTATCTGTATGCAATGCTCCCCAATACGCAAATTCTGGGATGCAGAAGTGCCTGGCAAATGCCCACTGACGCCTATGATGTCGCTTTTCGGCGCGGGAATACCGCACTTCATCATCGAAATCGCAATCCTGTTATGCCCTCTCCTTGAAATATGGAAGCTGCACCTACCACTCAAGCGTAAGCTTGCAGTCGCGGTCATGTTCGCATCGGGTATTCTAGTTTGCGGCTCGGCTCTAATGACGATAGTCCACACCTTCGCGCTCGAGAAGAGAGCAGACAAAGACCTCACATGGGATGGTATCGAGGACCAGATATGGGCTGTCTGCGACGTGAATCTTGCGTCGTTAGCGAGTAAGCTTTCCCATCCTGTTAGCAAGTCTCTTCTGACAAACGTGCAGCATCCCTACCACTCCTTCGCCCCGTTTTTCGCTCGTTCGGCGGTTTTCTCAGCACCATAAAGGCTACAAACACACCCACTCAAAACTTCAAAGGCACTGGCTCCGCTCCGACCTATGGAAGTGCTCCCTCGAATCGCAGGAGCAATCCCGACTCGGACTCGGAATTTGGGTTTGCCGAAGAAGGCGTTCTTATGGCTAGCAACGACGTCGCAGGCTCGAGCAAGGCTTTTGTAATGCACGATATAACGCCCAGAGACTCCGATATCGAACGGCGGGAACAAAAGGGAATCCATGTCCAAAACGAGACGAAAATCGTTTATCACGACGCATAGCGTGCACGAAGGTTGTCATGTTTCAGGAATGTCTAACGATGTGGGCACGAACGTATATTTATGCTACTGTCAATGACCTTCCGCTATCACGCATCAAGACCTTCTCTTGAATAGCTGCCTCTTCACAGGACACGTGAGCTACCGCCCAGTCGATCGACTTGCATCTCCATCCCACTATATCAATTTTGGTGGAGCAGGAACATACCGCATATGCTTCCTTCCGTTCCTATGCACTACCTTGAGATGATCCAGCTAGCGCCATGGACGAAGAGATCACCCCACGAGCCAGAGGTCTCAAGAATACACCTAGTACCTCCCTACGGACCGGCAAGGGAAAACTCCAGCCGCAGCCAGGCTTGGTTTTAAGCCACAAAACCAAGAACAGTACAATTAAACGAAAACCTAGAGCTCGTGTCAACTGCCAGACATGCAGCAGGGACCAGCCTCACAACGCTTTCAATCCCAGCTCCTGGAAATGGAGGTACAACCATGGCCCGTTTTGCCTCAGTAAGGATTAGATCAGAGAGTTGAGAGCAGAGTTGTTTCGCAGGAACAAGTTACCTACTGTGGACGACCATCGATCAGGCGGCACGACAACCCTAGTCTGTCTTGCATCGATACAAGCATCAATCTAAACGAGCAGCACGAGAACGCTGTGGTTGCCGCTGTGACTACTTCAGAAGCCGTTCTATCTGCCAAGCGCACATGAGACTACATGTCTCCGGCTATACTCGGCAATCAGAAACGAAAAGCTGAGGCTACCTGCACATTACACCTATTGGTCGAGATGCTGGTATTGCCTGCAGAAGTGATGTTGGCACCGTCGAGATGAGACTGTGGAATGACTATAAGCCGAAGTGACGCACCATTGTTCGAACTTGACTGAACGGCATCGTTTCTATCGGGAGAACCGTTGCTTTGTCTTCGAGATCACAACACCGGAATGTTTGACATGATCTAAAACGACTATAAAGTCATCTGAGACGGAGAAGCGCAAACAGGCGACTTGGATACATCATACACGTCAGCCTGCGGCTCTCGATCACAAGACATGATTTGCGGTTGAGCTAGAAGATCAGCGCCCTTCCAAATCATCGACTCCAGATTACTGCGCACGGGATGTGGAAGTGGCACGCGGGGAAGAATGCCATCGATGTCATTGGCTGGGCTTGTGAACTCTATGCAAACTCCATGTGAACGTAGCGGGTGGTGGACAACACCAACCCCGCCGCCGGATTAGCTTCCGAATCCACGTCTACGGCTACCAGCTCTTGAGATCTGGAATAATTTAACACGCTACCCCGCACATCTTCATGAATTCAAAGCGTTTAGTCTGGACCGTAAACTTGAAGCATCGGATTGCCAGCAGTACCACACGCGGAGAGACAGAAGCTAGCATGCTGTGGGGATATAAAATAAACATGAGGGTCACCGTGGATCTCTGCACGGTAGCTCGAAATTCAAGATAACATATCGAACTGCATACTTCACCATGGGCGACATCGTAACCTGCCCGATCTCACACCACAAGATCGCAAACATCCACAATGGAAAGGTGCCCAGTGGCACAGTCAAGGCTGGTGGTCAGGACAAGCCCGCGCCGGGCAAGTACATCCACTGGGATGCTGAGGGTGTAGAGGTCATCCAGCCTGGCGAGCAGGAGAAGATCAAGGAGGTCTCGGACCAGTTCAATCGCTTCCAGATGATGAACTTCAACGAGCACATGCATTGTCTGCGAGGCACACACTTGAAGACACAGGGCGTGAGTGGTTGGGACACAACCGCAAATATCGACTTGCACTGACGAGTGTTTTCAGTGCGTCATGGGCAAGTTTATCGTCCACGACAAGCTTCCAGAACACCTCGCACAAGGCATGTTCAAGAAGCCCGGCGTGTACGATGTCATCATGCGCTACTCGTCCCTCACGCCAAAGATTTTACCTGATAATGTGCCCGCCCCTCGTGGGATTGGCATGAAGATCTTCGGCATTGAGGGCGAGAAGATCTGGGGGGAGGACAAGAAGACTCAGGACTGGACGTTCAACAACTATCCCATCTTGGAGCTGCGTGATCCCCAGACTACCTACGACATTGCAGATGCCCTCGAGCGCAACTGGAACGATCTCCCGAAGTTTGCAGAGGAGCAGTCAAAGCGTGTAGATGCGGATGTTGCAACACTAGGAGGCGGACTGCCCAAGCAGCACAGTAAGCACTTCATTATCAGCCGTCTGATCGCAGCAAGTACTAAACATGCACAGTGTACGCCATGCCAGAGTACTCGCAATCAGCCTACCGACACGGAAGCTACGTAGCCAAATACGGCGTGTTCCCGCTCTCGCAAGAGCAGCTCAACCGCGTCGACGACGCCATCCGCGACGACGACCCCATCAACATCATCTCGCAGGAAACGCGCAGATTCCACGCCGCCCACAGAATCACCTACTCGTTCTGTGCGCAGATGCTGCAGGACCTGACGGAGCAGCCCGTCGACGACATCGGCATCGAGTGGGACCCGAAAAAGTACCCCTTTGAGCACATCGCCACGCTCGAGTTCGAGCCCCAGGACTCGTGGCTGCCCGAGTTCAGGACGTGGTGGGATGATAGGATTACGGTGAATAGCTGGCATGGCCTCAAGGAGCATCAGCCGCTAGGTTCGACCAACAGGATGCGCAGGGTCGTGTATGCGGAGAGTAGGAAGTTGCGGTTGAGGGTTAATGGGTACAGGGATTATATTGAGCCGGGAAGCGTTGGTGAGGTTCCGGCTCCCCTGCCAGCGCCGCAGTTGCCGTTGAGACATCAGCCTGCTGTCACGACTGTGGAGGCGTGAGTTTTCGGCATTGCGTGTTCTGGGTAGTTCTAGGCTGAAGCTGGAAAGTAAAAAGTTGTGACTATTTTAGCACGCCTTGATCTTGAGTGGATTGTTACTGCTGATGCCAGTGTATAAGCACTAGAAACGACAGAGTTTCAAGTTTCCATCTTCCCTTGCCACAAGCTCTGCGCGTTCCGCCAGTAGACaccctccttctcttcttcgcCGATGAAACTCGCGTCTGCCAGTCCGGCGATATTAGCATCCACGTCCCAGAAGCCGATCCCATACGGATAATCCTGTCTCCATCAGTGTACGCTCCAATTCCACTCTTCATGTTTTAGTCAGGGAGAGCTGGGAGTATTCACCGTTCCAAACACCATCTGCTCAGTCCCGACGCCCAAACCTTCGGTCAACCCCTTGATCTGGTTTGGCCACACAGGCCCTGCGCTGTCGTACCAGCATCTTGTTCTATACGCTTCTCTTGCGGCTGCAGATTCTTTTGGGAAACCAAGCAGGAAGCGCTCGCTACTGTCAGGGAACGCGCCAGCACCATGGGAAATGCGCCAGTGTAGGTGGGGATACTTAAGCAGAGTGCTGTTGTAGGGTGGTGAGGAAGCCGTGATTGATGAGATTGCGCGTGCAGTTTCGAAGTAGAACTCTCCTAAGCCTGAGCGGAGAGGTGCTGAAAGTTGTCAGTCAGGAAGGCCGTAAAGTTGAACTTCACGGCATGGGTGTGTTGTTGACGAATGGATGTGGAAGAGTTTGTGGAAGAGGCACGAAATGAATAAAAACGACTTACATGGCCGACTTGAGACGAGTCGTCCATCCTCGAGCTTGATCACAGGATCTGTAGGGTGAATAAACACAACCTCCCTCCCATCTCCCTCCTGTGCTCTCTCATTGAGATATTGCCAAAGCCCCTCAAACTCAACATCTCCGGGATACGAACCCTCGGCGTTCGTCAATACACTGACTCCCACTGCACCAAGCTCTTCCAATGCATATTGCACCTCCCTTACACTCTCATCAACATATGGCAGCGCCGTGACAGCCAGCCAGCTAAACTGACCCGGATACACCCTGCACACCTCAGCAACATACTCGTTCAGCAGCCGTGCAAGCGCAAtggtcttcttcttccgTAGGTTATGGTCAGATTCAAACTTGTTGGGCGAGGCAAAAGCGTTAACTTGCGGTGTTGACACGCTGAGAATACTCCTCCTGATGCCGTGGTCGGCCATGAACCGTAAATGGGACGGTGCATCCCAGGATGGTGTTTCGCGACCTGCTGCTGATAGCTCGAGAGTCCTGAACCAGTCTGGGATGgggtgcgtgtgcgtgtcTATCCTTGACGCGTTGCCGAGATCCGGGAGAGTAGTGTTGGCGCCATCCTGTGCAAATGCGGCAATTGAGTCCAGTGCTTGCTGTGCGAATTCGAGTACAGTGAAATCTACTCCGTCTCTcatggcgttggcgttgatACGCTCGAGACGCCCTTGCGAGGTAGTTGCTGTCGCTGCCATGTTGAGCAGAAGAGGGAGGAGCGATGGAAGGTAACGCAGCTGCATAACGTCAGAAGGCAGCTTGTTTTCTTTAGAGTGTTGTATATACAGATACGAGGTTGTTCAGGCTCAAATGATGTCTGAACTATTCGCTAAGAGTAATGGAGTATTGTGTTGATCAGTGCAGGCCAGGTTGGTGGGatgtagctagctgcagATAGCTTGTGATCACTCCGGGTCCCCGCATCACCACAACATGCATACTGGAGAGCGCACAGTAACGAAAGAGCGTCAAATGATTTGAAGATGTGTGATTGAAGTAAATACAGCTCCCTTGGGAACGAAGTTGGGTATCTCTAGAAGCAGTTGAGTGGGAGAACTCTCGCTGCCGGTTGAGTACTCGCCGCTCAACCATAAAACAATGAAACTATGTCGCTGATTGCAATGGGAAACCAAGGAAAGTATGTACAGGGTGATGATAGTATATACAAGCGTGGTCGTCTAAATGAGCAGTCCAACACCAAGGGTGACGGCGCCGATATCATTGTCGCGGCCGTCAATGCTGGTCCTGATTTTACCCATGTGGCTGAGCTGGCGTGTTGCATCCATCTTCACTTGAGACATGGCAGTCGGCGAAGGCGGGCCAGAAGACGAGGCAAGGTCGATGCGATCGGCGTCCTGTTCTGAGCTAGTGGGCGCCAGATCGTAACCGAACGTGATGGAAGCGATCGAGTCGTCGCTAGCTGTACGCATGGGTGATGCTGGCCTTTCTGGGCCATTGATCTTTTCGATGACGACTGTGGTGGGAGCCTCGCTGGTTGCGGGCTTGGATGTGCGCTTCTTGAAGCCGTGTGCATCGTAACGCGGTGGGTGAGACGTGTAGGGGGCGAGTGTATGCTCTTTGACCACAATGCGCATACGCTTGCCATCGCAGATGACAACATCGCTGACTCGAGGGGACGAAGAAAGCAAGACGGGTGCGCAGCGACGACGGTAGCGGAGAGCTTGCGAGGGCGTGGGTCGAATAACCGAGGCAGTCTTGGGATCAGATGAGGTGGTCGACGGCCGCTCGTCCTCATCGTCCAGCGATGAGACGCGAGCAAGGCCGTTTCGTGTTGGGAAGCGAACATCCTCGGGATCGAACTCGTCAAGTTCAGCATCTGCCGTGGCCGTGGCCGTGACGGTAGTGGTGTTGCCCATTTCTCGACCCCCAGCCAGGTGTGGGTAGAGCTGGCGAATGATGCGCTCTTGCTCGGCGATGATGCGTTGCCCGGCTTCCAGAGTTGACAGGCTCTCGAGATCCTCGCCAAGCTGCGTTCCATCGAGCATGCGCTGCCGCCTGTGCCTCCTAGGCAAACTTCGGTAGCGTGGCTCGCTGCGATCCTCGATAGGTGAGCTGATGTCGATGGCAGCGCACAGTGCCTCGACCCAATCGAGCATGACGTGTTGGGTGGGCGCGCACAGGAGGATTTGCTCCGTCTCGACGCGCAGACGGATGGCGTGTTCGCGGACGGGTTCGAAGAGGTGTGGGTCGGACTCGTACAGCTTGTGGCGAGCCGAGGCAGGGACCAGGTGTGCGAACGGAGACTTTGGAATCAAGGGT
This region includes:
- a CDS encoding 6-methylsalicylate decarboxylase, producing the protein MAATATTSQGRLERINANAMRDGVDFTVLEFAQQALDSIAAFAQDGANTTLPDLGNASRIDTHTHPIPDWFRTLELSAAGRETPSWDAPSHLRFMADHGIRRSILSVSTPQVNAFASPNKFESDHNLRKKKTIALARLLNEYVAEVCRVYPGQFSWLAVTALPYVDESVREVQYALEELGAVGVSVLTNAEGSYPGDVEFEGLWQYLNERAQEGDGREVVFIHPTDPVIKLEDGRLVSSRPSPLRSGLGEFYFETARAISSITASSPPYNSTLLKYPHLHWRISHGAGAFPDSSERFLLGFPKESAAAREAYRTRCWYDSAGPVWPNQIKGLTEGLGVGTEQMVFGTDYPYGIGFWDVDANIAGLADASFIGEEEKEGVYWRNAQSLWQGKMET